The proteins below are encoded in one region of Thermosulfurimonas marina:
- the speB gene encoding agmatinase, with product MRRTFLGLPEAPERARVALIPAPYDATTSFRPGTRFGPRALLEVSPYMEFFDEETGEKPQETLGFYTLEEPELPAEPEKALEVLSGRVEEVLSAGKLPVLLGGEHTVSLAALRVLRRAHGPFRLLYLDAHLDLRESYQETPWSHACVLRRAVELGLEPLVVGARSLSEEEFHFLKKAEIPVLWAREFRETPERVRQRLEEFLRGPLYVSLDLDVFDPAEAPGVGTPEPGGLSWYEVLGILRQAARAPVLGFDLVELLPLPGDPRTEYLAARLLFKFLAYLSAARP from the coding sequence ATGCGGAGGACCTTTTTAGGGCTGCCCGAAGCCCCCGAGAGGGCTCGGGTAGCCCTTATCCCCGCCCCTTACGATGCTACCACCTCCTTTCGTCCGGGTACCCGTTTTGGCCCCCGGGCCCTGCTGGAAGTGAGCCCTTATATGGAGTTTTTCGACGAAGAGACCGGGGAGAAACCCCAGGAGACCCTGGGCTTTTATACCCTGGAAGAGCCGGAGCTTCCGGCCGAACCCGAAAAGGCCCTGGAGGTGCTTTCGGGCCGGGTGGAGGAGGTCCTTTCGGCCGGAAAGCTTCCGGTCCTTTTGGGAGGGGAGCACACGGTCAGTCTGGCGGCCCTTCGGGTCTTGCGTCGGGCCCACGGGCCCTTCCGGCTCCTCTATCTCGATGCCCATCTAGACTTGCGGGAGAGCTATCAGGAAACCCCTTGGAGTCACGCCTGTGTCCTGCGCCGAGCCGTGGAGCTCGGGCTGGAGCCCCTGGTAGTAGGGGCCCGAAGCCTTTCTGAGGAAGAATTTCACTTTTTAAAAAAGGCGGAGATCCCCGTCCTCTGGGCCCGGGAGTTTCGCGAAACCCCGGAGAGGGTTCGCCAGCGCCTGGAAGAGTTCCTCAGAGGCCCCCTTTATGTAAGCCTAGATCTGGATGTCTTTGACCCGGCTGAGGCCCCGGGGGTGGGCACTCCGGAGCCCGGGGGTCTTTCCTGGTATGAAGTCCTGGGGATCCTCCGTCAGGCCGCTAGAGCCCCGGTCTTGGGTTTTGACCTGGTGGAACTCCTTCCCCTTCCGGGGGACCCCCGCACGGAATATCTGGCCGCCCGCCTTCTCTTTAAATTCCTGGCCTATCTTTCCGCGGCTAGGCCTTGA
- the dapB gene encoding 4-hydroxy-tetrahydrodipicolinate reductase has protein sequence MVRAIVAGAAGRMGSTIIRNILQTEGIELAAAFERPGSPAVGQDVAEVLGLSERTGVVVEDSLEKVIERGEVIIDFTFHEASLAHARLNARYGKAMVIGTTGFTKEELAEIHDLARKHFPLVQAYNMSLGINLLYRLVELATRVLGEDFDIEIVEAHHRLKKDAPSGTALALAQVAARARGWDDSSFRFCREGLVGERPRREIGIQTLRAGEIVGEHTVLFAGPGERLELTHRAASRDTFARGAVRAALWVVGRAPGVYDMQDVLGLK, from the coding sequence ATGGTCAGAGCCATTGTGGCTGGAGCGGCAGGACGCATGGGCTCCACCATCATCCGGAATATCTTGCAGACCGAAGGGATAGAACTGGCCGCGGCCTTTGAGCGGCCCGGAAGCCCGGCGGTGGGCCAAGACGTGGCCGAGGTCCTGGGGCTTTCGGAAAGGACCGGGGTGGTGGTGGAGGATTCCCTGGAGAAGGTTATCGAGCGGGGGGAGGTGATCATCGACTTCACCTTTCATGAGGCCTCCCTGGCCCACGCTCGACTCAACGCCCGCTATGGCAAGGCCATGGTCATCGGGACCACCGGCTTTACCAAAGAGGAGCTTGCGGAGATCCACGACCTGGCTCGCAAGCATTTTCCTCTGGTACAGGCCTACAATATGAGTCTGGGGATCAATCTCCTTTATCGGCTGGTGGAGCTGGCCACCCGGGTCCTGGGGGAGGATTTCGACATTGAGATCGTAGAGGCCCATCATCGCCTGAAAAAGGACGCCCCGAGCGGCACCGCCCTGGCTCTGGCCCAGGTGGCGGCCCGGGCCCGAGGCTGGGACGATTCCTCCTTTCGGTTCTGTCGGGAGGGCCTTGTCGGGGAGCGTCCCCGGAGGGAGATCGGGATCCAGACCCTGCGGGCCGGGGAGATCGTGGGCGAACACACCGTACTCTTTGCCGGTCCGGGAGAGCGGCTGGAACTTACCCACCGGGCGGCCAGCCGGGACACCTTCGCCCGGGGCGCGGTGCGGGCGGCCCTCTGGGTGGTGGGCCGGGCCCCCGGGGTCTACGATATGCAGGATGTATTGGGGCTTAAGTGA
- a CDS encoding HEPN domain-containing protein, with protein MPDRSRDWFRQAEWDLAHAEKDLGDGYYEWACFSAHQAAEEVLRALKAWAKDLGKRDPRVLRVGYFGSLAEVSRFR; from the coding sequence ATGCCGGACCGCAGCCGGGACTGGTTCCGTCAGGCCGAATGGGATCTGGCCCACGCCGAAAAGGACCTGGGAGACGGCTATTATGAGTGGGCCTGTTTTTCGGCCCACCAAGCCGCGGAAGAGGTTCTCCGGGCTCTTAAGGCCTGGGCGAAGGATTTGGGAAAAAGGGACCCCCGGGTCCTGAGGGTGGGCTATTTTGGATCCCTGGCCGAGGTCTCCCGGTTCCGGTAG
- a CDS encoding Mrp/NBP35 family ATP-binding protein, with translation MADLREKILEILKTVKDPELNRDLVSLGMIREVEVSEGGRVKVTVALTTGGCPLKRRIAEEVRQAVASVPGVSEVEVELSVMTPEERAQIFGGPPKKEHLGIRDVRFVLAVASGKGGVGKSTVTVNLAVALSLRGFKSGILDADLYGPNIPLLLGFEAEERPEVVGGKIQPLVRHGVKVMSFAFLAPPGQPFIWRGPLVGKALRELAEVVEWGPLDFLLVDLPPGTGDAPLSVCHTYQPRGVILVTTPQELSVADVRRCARMFEDLKVPILGLVENMAYLRVEGREVPVFGEGGGARLARELGVPLLARVPLEPEVNRRREPVALDESLEAGRVFRELAEKLVNRIFGHEA, from the coding sequence ATGGCGGATCTGCGAGAAAAGATCCTAGAGATCCTCAAAACGGTTAAGGATCCGGAACTCAACCGGGACCTGGTCTCTCTGGGGATGATCCGGGAGGTGGAGGTCTCGGAAGGGGGCCGGGTAAAGGTCACCGTGGCCCTGACTACCGGGGGCTGCCCCCTTAAGCGGCGCATTGCCGAGGAGGTGCGCCAGGCGGTGGCTTCGGTGCCCGGGGTCTCAGAGGTGGAGGTGGAACTTTCGGTGATGACCCCGGAGGAAAGGGCGCAAATCTTTGGTGGCCCCCCGAAAAAGGAACACCTGGGCATTCGGGATGTGCGTTTTGTGCTGGCGGTGGCCAGCGGAAAGGGCGGGGTGGGAAAAAGTACGGTTACGGTGAACCTGGCCGTGGCCCTTTCGCTTCGGGGTTTTAAGAGCGGAATCCTCGATGCCGACCTTTACGGTCCTAATATTCCCCTTCTTCTGGGCTTTGAGGCAGAGGAACGCCCGGAGGTGGTAGGGGGTAAGATCCAGCCCCTGGTGCGTCACGGGGTCAAGGTCATGAGTTTTGCCTTCCTGGCCCCTCCGGGCCAGCCCTTCATCTGGCGGGGTCCGCTGGTGGGAAAGGCCCTGCGGGAACTGGCCGAGGTGGTGGAATGGGGTCCGCTGGATTTCCTTCTGGTGGATCTCCCTCCGGGCACGGGGGATGCTCCCCTTTCGGTCTGCCATACCTATCAACCCCGGGGGGTGATCCTGGTGACCACCCCTCAGGAGCTTTCGGTGGCCGATGTGCGGCGCTGTGCCCGTATGTTCGAGGATCTCAAGGTACCCATCCTGGGGCTGGTGGAAAACATGGCCTATCTCCGGGTGGAGGGCCGAGAGGTGCCGGTCTTTGGGGAAGGAGGAGGGGCGCGTCTGGCCCGGGAGCTGGGGGTGCCGCTTCTGGCCCGGGTGCCTCTCGAGCCCGAGGTCAATCGCCGGCGGGAGCCCGTGGCCTTGGACGAAAGTCTGGAGGCCGGGCGGGTCTTCCGGGAGCTTGCCGAAAAGCTTGTTAACCGGATCTTTGGACATGAGGCTTGA